One Brevibacillus choshinensis genomic window carries:
- a CDS encoding metal-dependent hydrolase, producing MDTATHFAMGFGLAGLAYLDPVVATTPGLAEAVMLGTVIGSQAPDLDGLIRLRGTAAYVRNHRGVSHSVPALFLWTGALFALIQAIMPQTSWLHLLGWIFLAVCLHVFVDLFNSYGTKGLYPFRDKWVALNAIFIFDPFIFAAHLVGFMLWAAGLEPGRLFLWIYVIIAFYYYWRIQAQKRTTELVRQRIGKAGVYTIIPTISWTHWTFVAKTEHHWYVGEIHSGDVIILDTFSIKPETEVIEAAKKSRKVQSFLSFTHHVHVETTERPFGYEVKWIDLRYRSRFQGKSHYMFVAVVYLGYDLEIRDSFVGWIHRGEDQLTKKMDPNRQLG from the coding sequence ATGGATACTGCCACACACTTTGCCATGGGCTTCGGATTGGCCGGTCTCGCCTATCTCGATCCTGTCGTAGCAACTACTCCGGGACTCGCGGAAGCCGTCATGCTCGGAACTGTCATCGGATCGCAAGCACCTGATCTGGATGGCCTGATCCGACTGCGGGGTACCGCGGCTTACGTTCGCAACCACAGGGGCGTATCACACTCTGTTCCTGCGCTGTTTCTCTGGACAGGTGCGCTGTTTGCCCTCATTCAGGCCATTATGCCACAAACCTCGTGGCTCCACTTATTGGGTTGGATCTTTCTGGCGGTCTGTCTGCACGTATTTGTCGACTTGTTCAATTCCTATGGAACCAAAGGGCTGTATCCGTTTCGAGACAAATGGGTCGCTCTCAACGCCATTTTTATTTTTGACCCGTTCATATTCGCCGCTCATCTCGTAGGCTTCATGCTTTGGGCTGCAGGGCTTGAGCCGGGCCGATTGTTTTTGTGGATTTACGTGATCATCGCGTTCTATTACTACTGGCGCATCCAAGCACAAAAGCGCACCACTGAGCTGGTTCGTCAGCGCATTGGAAAAGCGGGCGTCTACACGATCATTCCCACGATTTCGTGGACACATTGGACTTTCGTAGCCAAAACGGAGCATCATTGGTACGTGGGGGAAATCCATTCCGGTGATGTGATCATTCTCGACACGTTTTCGATCAAACCTGAAACAGAGGTGATCGAAGCGGCGAAAAAGAGTCGCAAGGTGCAGTCGTTTCTCTCGTTTACTCACCATGTTCATGTCGAGACAACCGAAAGACCATTTGGCTACGAGGTGAAATGGATCGATTTGCGCTACCGCTCGCGTTTTCAAGGAAAGAGCCACTACATGTTTGTCGCCGTGGTTTACCTCGGATATGATTTGGAAATCCGCGATTCGTTCGTTGGCTGGATCCATCGCGGTGAAGACC
- a CDS encoding GNAT family N-acetyltransferase encodes MLIRPFRLGDYSAITSIWRETGLDQSETESLNDLAQQLAWDSDLVMVAEKDGNVVGVVVGTIDGSRAFFYRLAVLPSEQGTGIGRQLVEAIEKRFKQRGVNRVLIMVNQDNPEVLPFYHSLGYEMQKYVTLSKKLSS; translated from the coding sequence ATGCTGATTCGTCCGTTTCGACTCGGTGACTATTCGGCTATTACAAGCATCTGGCGGGAAACCGGTTTGGACCAATCGGAGACGGAGTCGTTGAACGATTTGGCCCAACAATTGGCATGGGACAGCGATTTAGTGATGGTTGCAGAAAAAGATGGTAATGTGGTCGGGGTTGTCGTCGGCACGATTGATGGTTCCCGCGCCTTTTTTTACCGATTGGCCGTTTTACCAAGCGAACAAGGCACAGGCATAGGCAGACAACTGGTGGAAGCGATCGAGAAACGATTCAAGCAGCGAGGCGTTAATCGAGTACTGATCATGGTGAATCAGGATAATCCAGAAGTTCTGCCATTTTACCATTCGCTTGGCTATGAAATGCAAAAATATGTTACACTTTCCAAGAAGCTCTCTTCTTAA
- a CDS encoding YrzI family small protein, whose product MYIPMIFFSITIEKRKLTPEQQEAKYQQEQAIALWEEKKHQIAAQFPEYCIR is encoded by the coding sequence ATGTATATTCCAATGATCTTTTTCTCCATCACAATCGAAAAACGGAAATTAACCCCTGAGCAGCAAGAGGCAAAGTATCAACAAGAGCAAGCCATTGCTTTGTGGGAAGAAAAAAAGCACCAAATCGCAGCGCAGTTTCCGGAATACTGTATTCGGTAA
- a CDS encoding DUF402 domain-containing protein, with protein sequence MPPTPGSNIRIESYKHDHSLHRIWDKSTLIHTSDAVVIGGNDRVKVTEADGREWRTREPAICTFGRGQWFNTIAMIRDDGIYYYCNIGSPFSLKGQLLSYIDYDLDVKVYPDMTYSILDEEEFLLHSKQMNYPPVVVEQVQTALREVLDWVRARRGPFQNGFVQRWYERYLLVRDDEE encoded by the coding sequence ATGCCGCCAACTCCAGGCTCCAATATCCGCATTGAAAGTTATAAACATGACCATTCGTTGCACCGCATATGGGACAAATCTACTCTGATTCATACCAGTGATGCGGTGGTGATTGGGGGAAACGATCGGGTCAAAGTGACAGAAGCAGACGGGCGGGAGTGGCGTACGCGCGAGCCGGCTATTTGTACGTTTGGTCGGGGTCAATGGTTCAATACCATTGCCATGATTCGTGACGACGGCATTTACTATTACTGCAACATTGGTTCACCATTCAGCCTGAAGGGGCAACTGCTGAGTTACATAGACTACGATCTGGATGTGAAGGTCTATCCTGACATGACGTACTCCATTCTTGACGAAGAGGAGTTCCTGTTGCACAGCAAACAGATGAATTACCCTCCTGTTGTTGTGGAACAGGTACAGACTGCTTTGCGTGAAGTGCTTGATTGGGTGCGTGCGCGTCGCGGACCGTTTCAAAATGGATTCGTTCAGCGTTGGTACGAGCGTTATCTTTTAGTACGAGATGATGAGGAATAA
- the mutY gene encoding A/G-specific adenine glycosylase yields the protein MAAKKVKELPYTLPEEFHVFGFSSDLLAWYDSQKRDLPWRINRDPYRVWVSEIMLQQTRVETVKPYYANFMEKFPTLGALAEAPEDEVLKAWEGLGYYSRARNLQAAAREVQARYGGIVPDTPEEIATLKGVGPYTAGAILSIAYEKPEPAVDGNVMRVFSRLLYLTDDIAKPATRIKIEHLVRQVIPAGRAGDFNQALMELGAMVCVPRSPQCLTCPVFDYCISRQEGVQEDLPIKGKAKPPRPVHLQVAVIMREGQVLINKRPETGLLAGMWEFPMVETDVSSPSAKQDILANGLYDRFAVEIEVLEPLGEVQHTFSHLHWSMQVWSCDWIAGNDLPPNAKFVSVDELDTYTFPMAHHKIREIMQQKSDLS from the coding sequence ATGGCAGCAAAAAAAGTGAAAGAATTACCCTATACATTACCGGAAGAATTTCACGTCTTCGGCTTCTCCTCCGATTTGCTGGCCTGGTACGATTCGCAAAAGCGGGATTTGCCGTGGAGAATCAACCGCGATCCGTACCGAGTCTGGGTCTCTGAAATCATGCTGCAGCAGACGCGTGTGGAGACCGTCAAACCTTATTATGCGAATTTCATGGAGAAATTTCCGACCCTAGGCGCATTGGCAGAAGCTCCCGAAGATGAAGTGCTCAAAGCGTGGGAAGGCCTCGGTTACTACTCGCGTGCGCGCAACCTGCAAGCGGCAGCTCGTGAGGTGCAGGCGCGCTACGGGGGAATCGTCCCGGACACGCCCGAGGAAATTGCAACGCTAAAAGGGGTGGGCCCTTACACGGCTGGAGCGATTCTGAGCATTGCCTACGAAAAGCCTGAGCCGGCAGTGGATGGCAACGTCATGCGCGTCTTTTCGCGCTTGCTCTATCTGACCGACGATATCGCCAAGCCGGCCACCCGCATCAAGATCGAGCATCTCGTCCGCCAGGTGATTCCTGCGGGAAGAGCGGGTGACTTCAATCAAGCCCTCATGGAGCTGGGAGCGATGGTCTGTGTACCGCGTTCACCGCAGTGCTTGACCTGTCCGGTATTCGACTACTGCATCTCCCGTCAGGAAGGCGTGCAGGAGGATCTGCCGATCAAAGGGAAGGCCAAGCCTCCGCGCCCTGTACATCTGCAGGTGGCCGTCATCATGCGTGAAGGACAGGTGCTGATCAACAAACGTCCGGAAACAGGTCTGCTGGCGGGCATGTGGGAGTTCCCGATGGTGGAAACAGATGTCAGCAGTCCTTCCGCCAAACAGGATATTCTGGCGAATGGCTTGTACGATCGTTTTGCCGTCGAGATTGAAGTGCTGGAGCCTCTGGGGGAGGTACAGCATACGTTTTCTCATTTGCATTGGAGCATGCAGGTATGGTCTTGTGACTGGATCGCAGGAAATGATCTTCCTCCCAACGCAAAATTTGTTTCCGTGGACGAGCTTGACACCTATACCTTTCCCATGGCTCATCACAAAATTCGTGAAATCATGCAGCAAAAAAGCGACCTCTCCTGA